In Fimbriiglobus ruber, a genomic segment contains:
- a CDS encoding DUF2167 domain-containing protein, with protein MLSRSWLLLGLILGGLATCRGSSIAQQPPQLTQRQQQLIASIHWQHGPCEAKLGSVATIKVPDGYQFTDGQGARAYQEMAAQPPNPKVLGMLLPSGDKDQWSVFFSYDDMGYVKDDEKDTIDADGILENIKAGTEESNKYRVSHGGSPMHVVGWEEKPSYSSQTHRLTWALRANDKDGDIINYNSRILGRGGVMSANLVVDPTELQTTLPTYLTLLEGFKFVPGQTHADWRQGDKVAEYGLSALVAGGALAVAAKTGLLGKLLKPLLIGGALLLGALAKAFRWITGRKPATEDGTNPNLESQSPPAPASVPEATSPSPDKPAPESPPTP; from the coding sequence ATGTTATCACGATCTTGGTTACTTCTGGGACTGATATTGGGTGGACTGGCGACCTGCCGGGGGTCGTCCATCGCCCAGCAACCGCCGCAGCTGACCCAGCGGCAGCAACAACTGATCGCCTCGATCCACTGGCAGCACGGGCCGTGCGAGGCGAAACTCGGCTCGGTCGCCACCATCAAAGTACCGGACGGCTATCAGTTTACCGACGGCCAGGGGGCTCGCGCGTATCAGGAAATGGCGGCGCAGCCCCCGAATCCGAAAGTCCTGGGTATGCTCCTGCCCTCCGGTGACAAAGATCAATGGAGTGTCTTCTTCAGTTATGACGACATGGGGTATGTGAAGGACGACGAGAAGGACACTATCGACGCGGACGGCATCCTGGAAAACATCAAGGCCGGGACCGAAGAATCGAACAAATATCGGGTCTCGCACGGCGGCTCGCCGATGCACGTTGTCGGCTGGGAGGAGAAGCCGTCGTACAGCTCCCAGACGCACCGCCTGACCTGGGCGCTCCGCGCGAACGATAAGGACGGCGACATTATCAACTACAACTCCCGCATTCTTGGACGCGGCGGGGTGATGAGCGCGAACCTCGTCGTCGACCCCACCGAGTTGCAGACGACGCTCCCCACGTACCTCACGCTGCTGGAAGGGTTTAAATTCGTGCCCGGCCAAACCCACGCCGACTGGCGGCAGGGCGACAAGGTCGCCGAGTACGGGCTCTCGGCCCTGGTCGCGGGCGGCGCCTTGGCCGTGGCGGCCAAGACCGGGCTCCTCGGCAAGTTGCTCAAGCCGCTGCTCATCGGCGGCGCCTTGCTGCTGGGCGCGCTGGCCAAGGCGTTCCGGTGGATTACTGGGCGGAAGCCCGCGACGGAGGACGGCACGAACCCGAACCTCGAATCGCAAAGCCCGCCGGCCCCCGCCAGCGTGCCCGAAGCCACGAGTCCGAGCCCCGATAAGCCGGCACCAGAGAGCCCCCCGACCCCCTGA
- a CDS encoding DUF1549 and DUF1553 domain-containing protein, which translates to MRTLRTTLIVAAVCVVCPAVRAGVELPGGAKIETVDFERHVMGLLSKTGCNSGSCHGSFQGKNGFRLSLFGFEPTMDFAALTRDNLGRRVDTQHPENSLLLLKAVGATRHEGGMRFGKDAWTYNVFREWIRQGATWTPGRGAIAELSVSPPDFAVVKNGETLAVKVTATFTDGTREDVTPFCDFRVSDDAIATVSPVGVVAARQPGDAGLTVLYRGTVRAVRVLVPAPGKAPFPNLSASNTIDREVFAKLRLLNMTPSDLSGDAEFLRRVTIDTIGSLPTPAEVRAFVADTSLEKRAKKIDELLAHPLHAALWATKLSDITGNSTVALENPVQLQAKRSQLWHDWLRKRVADNQPYDQLARDILTATSRDDMTPAEWVEWVKKIDAHIDPNAGQNEGKAKAPPAAAGFGSEYVNKKTLDLFWRRQQNVPVEIWGEKVAAAFLGVRLECAQCHKHPTDRWTQEDYWGFANLFAPVTFLNNQFSSTDVKKLADEENKKRRDAAAAKNNQINQVREVYYGFSGRNAALRPIPSTKKVVGAKPLGGDEWAHKAGVDTRVKLWEWMHDPKNSFFARSFVNRVWAHYFGVGIVNPVDDFSQANPPTNPRLLDALAQEFIASGFDIRALERSVLVSRTYQLSSTPNESNRFDKNNYAHSYVRPLMAEQVVDVLNAAIGVDEQFANEAPVGKKMIEIGASRLNNGNLNYVLRIFGRPPRTTACDCERAADPALPQTLFRMTDPAILQKLRTPTNRAAKLARDKVADEVAVDELFLAVLGRAPTETEKSKAKTYVAGSKTKAEGYQDVLWALINTREFILNH; encoded by the coding sequence ATGCGAACGCTCCGCACAACCCTCATTGTTGCCGCCGTTTGCGTCGTTTGCCCCGCCGTTCGGGCGGGTGTCGAACTGCCCGGCGGTGCGAAGATCGAAACGGTCGACTTCGAGCGGCACGTCATGGGGCTGCTCTCCAAGACCGGGTGCAACTCGGGATCGTGCCACGGATCGTTCCAGGGCAAGAACGGGTTCCGCCTGTCGCTGTTCGGGTTCGAGCCGACCATGGACTTCGCGGCCCTCACCCGCGACAACCTCGGCCGGCGGGTCGACACCCAGCACCCCGAAAACAGCCTCCTGCTCCTGAAAGCCGTCGGCGCGACGCGGCACGAAGGCGGGATGCGGTTCGGCAAGGACGCGTGGACGTACAACGTCTTCCGCGAGTGGATTCGCCAGGGGGCGACCTGGACCCCCGGTCGCGGGGCCATCGCCGAATTGAGCGTCTCCCCGCCCGACTTTGCCGTGGTGAAGAACGGTGAGACGCTCGCCGTCAAGGTCACCGCCACCTTCACTGACGGCACCCGCGAAGACGTGACGCCGTTCTGCGACTTCCGCGTCAGCGACGACGCGATCGCGACCGTCTCGCCCGTCGGCGTGGTCGCCGCCCGTCAACCGGGGGACGCCGGGTTGACCGTCCTGTATCGTGGGACCGTCCGCGCCGTACGTGTGCTCGTTCCGGCCCCGGGTAAGGCGCCGTTCCCGAACCTGTCTGCGTCGAACACGATCGATCGCGAGGTGTTCGCCAAGCTCCGCCTCTTGAACATGACCCCGTCCGACCTGAGCGGGGACGCCGAGTTCCTTCGGCGGGTGACGATCGACACGATCGGCTCGCTGCCGACGCCGGCCGAAGTTCGGGCGTTCGTGGCCGACACCTCGCTGGAAAAGCGGGCCAAGAAGATCGACGAACTGCTCGCCCACCCGCTCCACGCGGCCCTCTGGGCGACCAAGCTCAGCGACATCACAGGGAACAGCACTGTCGCCCTCGAAAACCCGGTCCAGCTCCAGGCCAAGCGGAGCCAGCTCTGGCACGACTGGCTCCGTAAGCGGGTTGCCGACAACCAGCCTTACGACCAGCTCGCCCGCGACATCCTGACCGCCACCAGCCGGGACGACATGACGCCGGCCGAGTGGGTGGAGTGGGTGAAGAAGATCGACGCGCACATCGACCCGAACGCGGGCCAGAACGAGGGGAAGGCGAAGGCTCCGCCGGCCGCGGCCGGGTTTGGCAGCGAGTATGTGAACAAGAAAACGCTCGACCTCTTCTGGCGCCGGCAGCAGAACGTGCCGGTCGAGATTTGGGGCGAAAAGGTCGCGGCTGCGTTCCTGGGCGTCCGCCTCGAATGCGCCCAGTGCCACAAGCACCCGACCGACCGGTGGACCCAGGAAGACTATTGGGGATTCGCCAACCTGTTCGCCCCCGTGACCTTCCTGAACAACCAGTTCAGCAGCACCGACGTCAAGAAACTGGCGGACGAGGAGAACAAGAAGCGCCGCGACGCGGCGGCCGCCAAGAACAACCAGATCAACCAGGTCCGCGAGGTGTACTACGGATTCAGCGGGCGGAACGCGGCCCTGCGGCCGATCCCGTCCACGAAGAAGGTTGTCGGAGCGAAACCGCTCGGGGGCGACGAGTGGGCGCACAAGGCCGGCGTCGACACCCGCGTCAAACTCTGGGAGTGGATGCACGACCCGAAGAACTCGTTCTTCGCCCGCAGCTTTGTGAATCGCGTATGGGCTCACTACTTCGGCGTCGGCATCGTCAACCCGGTGGACGACTTCTCCCAGGCCAACCCGCCGACCAACCCGCGATTGCTCGACGCCTTGGCGCAGGAATTCATCGCCAGCGGGTTCGACATCCGCGCCCTGGAGCGGTCGGTCCTGGTCAGCCGGACCTACCAGCTCTCCTCGACGCCGAACGAATCGAACCGCTTCGATAAAAACAACTACGCCCACTCCTACGTTCGACCGCTGATGGCTGAGCAGGTGGTGGACGTGCTGAACGCGGCGATCGGGGTCGATGAACAGTTCGCGAACGAGGCCCCGGTTGGTAAGAAAATGATCGAGATCGGGGCCAGCCGACTGAACAACGGGAACCTGAACTACGTCCTCCGTATCTTCGGCCGCCCGCCCCGGACGACGGCGTGCGATTGTGAACGGGCCGCCGACCCGGCCCTGCCGCAAACGCTCTTCCGCATGACCGACCCGGCGATCCTGCAAAAGCTCCGCACCCCGACTAACCGGGCGGCCAAGCTCGCCCGCGACAAAGTCGCCGACGAGGTCGCCGTGGACGAACTCTTCCTCGCAGTCCTGGGCCGTGCCCCAACTGAGACTGAGAAGTCGAAGGCCAAAACCTACGTCGCTGGGAGCAAGACCAAGGCCGAAGGGTACCAAGACGTCCTCTGGGCGTTGATTAACACCCGCGAGTTTATTTTGAACCACTGA
- a CDS encoding DUF1501 domain-containing protein — translation MSLLRTDCEGFHRRDFIQAGTAGLLGMSLPGLLASEAHAKAKNDETGAQKPKAKSVIVVWLAGGPATIDMWDNKPEAPEGVRGEFKSITTSAPGVQFSEHLPKMAKVADKVSVVRSLYHTIPSHGPATTFMTTGNKPTAALRYPSIGSVAARLLSTETGIPPYVSFVDQRDGASGAGYLGTSFNPFIIEGNGGGGKGGKGGNAAAAASFRLRGITLPDGVSLSDLDKRDQLLRTFDDGFRTIDKNNDLVEGLDTFHKQALEILRSDKTKKAFNLSEESASLREQYGTGPIGPAALAARRLVEAGVRFVTLGFGGWDTHRENFTNLKTKQLPSLDQALSALIADLAARGLLDSTIVMCAGEFGRTPKINKTAGRDHWARSMACVLAGGGIKRGYAHGKTDASGMAPDLDPCTPDDVAATIFRQLGIRNDTELQTPTGRPVQLFREGKAIDKLIG, via the coding sequence ATGTCCCTTCTCCGAACCGACTGCGAAGGCTTTCACCGCCGCGACTTCATCCAGGCGGGCACCGCCGGCCTGCTCGGGATGTCGCTCCCGGGGCTCCTGGCGTCCGAAGCACACGCCAAGGCCAAGAACGACGAGACGGGTGCCCAGAAGCCCAAGGCCAAGAGCGTGATCGTCGTGTGGCTCGCCGGCGGGCCGGCCACCATCGACATGTGGGACAACAAGCCCGAGGCGCCGGAAGGCGTCCGCGGCGAGTTCAAGTCGATCACCACCAGCGCCCCGGGCGTCCAGTTCAGCGAACACCTGCCGAAGATGGCCAAGGTGGCCGACAAGGTGAGCGTGGTCCGGTCGCTGTACCACACGATCCCGTCGCACGGCCCGGCTACCACGTTCATGACCACCGGGAACAAGCCGACGGCCGCCCTCCGCTACCCGTCGATCGGGTCGGTCGCCGCCCGTCTGCTCTCGACCGAGACGGGCATCCCGCCGTACGTCTCGTTCGTTGACCAGCGGGACGGGGCGAGCGGCGCCGGCTACCTCGGCACCAGCTTCAACCCGTTCATCATCGAGGGGAACGGCGGCGGGGGCAAAGGCGGGAAAGGCGGGAACGCCGCCGCGGCGGCCTCCTTCCGGCTCCGCGGCATCACCCTGCCGGACGGCGTCTCCCTCTCCGACCTGGACAAGCGCGACCAGCTCCTACGGACGTTCGACGACGGCTTCCGGACTATCGACAAGAACAACGATCTCGTCGAGGGGCTCGACACCTTCCACAAACAGGCCCTGGAAATCCTGCGGTCGGACAAGACCAAGAAGGCGTTCAACCTGAGCGAAGAGTCGGCGTCGCTCCGCGAGCAGTACGGCACCGGCCCGATCGGCCCGGCCGCCCTCGCCGCCCGGCGGCTCGTCGAGGCCGGCGTCCGCTTCGTCACCCTCGGGTTTGGCGGCTGGGACACCCACCGCGAGAACTTCACGAACCTGAAGACCAAGCAGCTCCCGTCCCTCGACCAGGCGTTATCCGCGCTGATCGCCGACCTGGCTGCCCGCGGTCTGCTGGACAGCACCATCGTGATGTGCGCCGGCGAGTTCGGCCGGACCCCGAAGATCAACAAGACCGCCGGCCGTGACCACTGGGCCCGGTCGATGGCTTGCGTCCTCGCGGGCGGCGGCATCAAGCGGGGCTACGCCCACGGCAAGACCGACGCCAGCGGCATGGCTCCAGACCTCGACCCGTGTACGCCGGACGACGTGGCCGCCACGATCTTCCGCCAGCTCGGCATCCGCAACGACACCGAACTCCAGACCCCGACCGGCCGCCCCGTCCAGCTCTTCCGCGAGGGCAAAGCCATTGACAAGCTGATCGGCTAA
- a CDS encoding sigma-70 family RNA polymerase sigma factor, translating into MATHRTAGVFRALELTTRAAGVDDAPTAALLAWFAADRNQAAFAELVRRHGPLVLGVCRRVAGHREDAEDAFQATFLILAAKAGRISHPDRLPAWLYGVAYRIARRARRAAARRRAREVQVMTLPDPPANPTPEAADWGPVLDDELAALPDRYRAAIVICDLEQAARAEAARALGIPEGTLSSRLAAGRKKLGDRLARRGVTLTVAGLGSASVSSELAARTAAAAGVWVSGGVGISGPVAALARGGVTTMRTTVMVIAAVAALAAGTVAVVARAPADPPRDPVKKAEPPPAPVAEAKKAEPVEEKFVYGQPRRRGKFFDLRGSADKLFWNSDGSRLAVWSRTAIKKAGLIGGHDIDLPENAGVIQIISREDEQLVRVIPLQSGQIPLGFMPGGEQFVTQTLDRPDAINASNRLEMWGEPPPGGFGLPREWPLLHRLEPDERKSRDLNPEAGRRAQLIDDPKKAWVDFHAVGSDGQEKFGLRGLNLVTGESGRPVVEAPVKFWYWGVSPDGRTAVTVHVTDTKIQPVISGSPRVGGTICGWDLTTGRELWRETSPLRTDSGWWAPQENDPVFSRDGRYVLTVIAAKAPERPKQEQVFGSGGLLAEFEYHLRVFDARTGKEISRKLLGDECEWGAISADGRLLACALAVPKQGVTRKEQKLRIVALDTGVVVKNWNAGPSALAFAPRTAKGVRSQILAIAEQRTDDMRIGLWEFRLEAQEP; encoded by the coding sequence ATGGCGACTCACCGGACGGCCGGCGTCTTCAGGGCGCTCGAACTCACGACCCGGGCGGCCGGGGTCGACGACGCCCCCACGGCCGCCCTCCTCGCGTGGTTCGCGGCCGACCGAAATCAGGCCGCGTTCGCCGAACTCGTCCGCCGCCACGGCCCCCTCGTCCTCGGTGTCTGCCGGCGGGTCGCCGGTCACCGGGAGGACGCCGAAGACGCATTCCAGGCCACCTTTCTGATCCTGGCCGCCAAGGCCGGGCGGATCAGCCACCCCGACCGACTACCCGCTTGGCTGTACGGCGTGGCCTACCGGATCGCACGCAGAGCCCGACGGGCGGCTGCCCGCCGACGCGCTCGGGAAGTCCAGGTCATGACCCTACCCGACCCGCCGGCCAATCCCACGCCGGAAGCAGCCGATTGGGGGCCAGTCCTGGACGACGAGTTGGCGGCCCTGCCGGACAGGTATAGGGCCGCCATCGTCATATGCGACCTGGAGCAGGCGGCCCGGGCGGAGGCGGCCCGGGCTTTGGGCATCCCCGAGGGGACGCTGTCGAGCCGGTTGGCGGCCGGGCGGAAGAAGCTGGGCGACCGGCTGGCCCGCCGGGGGGTGACGCTAACCGTGGCCGGGCTCGGGTCGGCGTCGGTGTCGTCCGAGTTGGCCGCCCGGACGGCAGCGGCGGCCGGCGTGTGGGTGAGCGGTGGGGTGGGGATCAGCGGGCCGGTCGCGGCCTTGGCCCGAGGAGGAGTAACGACGATGCGAACGACTGTGATGGTGATTGCGGCGGTGGCGGCCCTGGCGGCCGGGACGGTGGCGGTGGTCGCACGGGCGCCGGCCGACCCGCCGCGCGACCCGGTGAAAAAGGCCGAGCCGCCGCCGGCACCGGTCGCGGAGGCGAAGAAGGCCGAGCCGGTGGAAGAGAAGTTCGTTTACGGACAGCCCCGGCGGCGAGGCAAGTTTTTTGATCTCCGCGGGAGCGCGGACAAGCTATTTTGGAATTCCGACGGAAGTCGGCTGGCGGTGTGGTCCCGAACGGCGATCAAGAAAGCTGGGCTCATCGGGGGACACGATATCGATCTACCCGAGAACGCCGGGGTCATCCAGATCATCTCTCGAGAAGACGAACAATTGGTGCGCGTCATCCCCCTCCAGAGTGGCCAGATTCCGCTCGGGTTTATGCCCGGAGGTGAGCAATTCGTGACCCAGACGTTGGATAGGCCGGATGCCATCAACGCCTCAAACCGCCTCGAAATGTGGGGCGAGCCCCCGCCGGGCGGATTCGGGCTCCCCAGAGAGTGGCCCCTATTGCATCGGCTCGAGCCGGACGAACGTAAGAGTCGCGATCTCAACCCGGAAGCGGGACGGCGGGCCCAGCTGATCGACGACCCGAAAAAAGCCTGGGTCGATTTCCACGCGGTCGGGTCGGACGGACAGGAAAAGTTCGGGCTTCGTGGCTTGAATCTTGTGACCGGCGAGTCCGGCCGACCAGTAGTTGAGGCGCCTGTTAAGTTTTGGTACTGGGGCGTGAGTCCGGACGGTCGCACGGCTGTAACCGTTCACGTTACGGACACGAAAATCCAGCCAGTAATATCAGGAAGTCCACGAGTGGGCGGCACGATTTGTGGGTGGGATTTGACGACGGGGCGTGAACTTTGGAGGGAGACGAGCCCACTTAGGACCGATTCCGGTTGGTGGGCTCCGCAAGAAAACGATCCAGTTTTCAGTCGGGACGGGCGGTATGTCCTGACGGTTATCGCCGCTAAAGCCCCAGAACGGCCCAAACAGGAGCAAGTTTTTGGCTCGGGTGGGTTGCTGGCAGAATTTGAGTATCACCTCCGCGTTTTCGATGCCCGGACAGGTAAAGAAATTTCGCGCAAATTGCTGGGCGACGAGTGCGAATGGGGAGCAATATCCGCCGATGGCCGCTTATTGGCGTGTGCGCTGGCCGTTCCGAAACAGGGCGTCACTAGGAAAGAGCAGAAACTGCGAATCGTGGCTCTCGATACCGGAGTTGTCGTCAAAAATTGGAATGCCGGCCCGTCAGCACTTGCGTTCGCACCTCGGACGGCGAAGGGAGTACGGTCGCAGATCTTGGCCATCGCCGAGCAAAGAACGGATGACATGCGGATCGGGTTGTGGGAGTTCCGCCTGGAAGCCCAGGAACCGTAA
- a CDS encoding beta strand repeat-containing protein, whose product MTLVSISPGGRGGRPFFRPVLESLEDRSVPASLISSVPGTSTGANDTNVGTATTVILGTSSDGQELLIQSTANNLVTNQVSNPGQTNLFWFNRSTGQRYLISAFDPPAGSAVPRETQGEGVVPSTPGVQLNAVISADGQSVAFVSVANAGLFNNSLGQTADGGGDDVFEWSATTQTVTLISKDTRGIALGSYSTVGNPAISADGTVVGFVSDATAAFVTGNAAYLTNSGTVPGGATNGPTIYLVTSGGTPVPRSFENQVDATGKATGDFLVHTNMEVDPLGRWMNSTGTVIIAIRTDMYPQASTTTNPVPSDEVWRYALSTAAGGAFSYSWQPFLLTVTGNQPGVAGLGTVGDAIVVADSSSAALVTYKENATIPTGATGESPDVVAGYVNNNGGDYDLYYVQLDSTATNGLSVQLVTALTGTTDEGQNGTLDSNPGAFEVTPDGSKVVFSSTSTGLVAGLTDVNRVADVFLWTPSSTNGVTTTPAVTTAISVTASDPTRTGNGASTMPVITSDGEVVAFQSTASNLGTIPDGNAVSDVYVRDLLKSYTALASAATGNDAAGNAASTNPVVAGGYQGGYVFFDSPSTNLDSTATVTTGVTEVYATQTPIVVNTAPREIAFSGGTDGYAGLGHFDTSGNLITDLQVQPFPGFTGELRVATADINGDGVPDLIVGAGPGGGPRIIVYDGSNGHVLEDFFAFDSTFTGGVYVATGDFNAGGGGTPSIIIGAGEGGGPRVLVVNGLTGAVQLNAFAFEATARTGVRVAAGDYNGDGIDDLIVSAGVGGGPRVRVFNGATLKSLNVLADFFAYDPSLRGGVNISAGDFNGDGLADIIVGSGAGGAPRVTIFNAASPNPNQPTTLLDFFAFNSNTLDGARPMFVNIEGNAQPDIVVGTGNEFPEIAAFSGAVSGGPSAPLLLKQTIPFNETFGTWGAWVG is encoded by the coding sequence ATGACACTTGTATCGATTTCTCCCGGCGGACGGGGCGGGCGGCCATTTTTCCGGCCCGTGTTGGAGTCCCTTGAAGACCGGAGCGTCCCCGCGTCCCTCATCAGTTCGGTTCCCGGGACTTCGACCGGCGCGAACGACACGAACGTGGGCACGGCCACGACCGTCATCCTGGGGACGAGTTCGGACGGCCAGGAACTGCTCATCCAGAGTACCGCGAACAACCTCGTCACCAACCAGGTCAGCAACCCGGGCCAAACGAACCTGTTCTGGTTCAACCGGTCGACCGGCCAGCGATATCTGATTTCGGCGTTCGACCCGCCCGCCGGGAGCGCGGTCCCGCGAGAGACGCAGGGCGAGGGGGTCGTGCCCTCGACCCCGGGCGTGCAGTTGAACGCGGTCATCAGTGCGGACGGGCAGTCCGTGGCGTTCGTCAGTGTGGCAAACGCCGGCCTGTTCAACAACAGTCTGGGCCAGACCGCCGACGGCGGCGGGGACGACGTGTTCGAGTGGTCGGCGACCACGCAGACGGTGACGCTGATCAGCAAGGACACCCGCGGGATCGCACTCGGCTCGTACTCGACCGTCGGGAATCCGGCGATCAGCGCGGACGGCACGGTCGTCGGGTTCGTGTCGGACGCGACGGCCGCGTTCGTCACCGGCAACGCGGCGTACCTCACCAACAGCGGCACCGTTCCCGGCGGGGCGACCAACGGGCCGACCATCTATCTGGTCACGAGCGGCGGGACACCGGTCCCCCGGTCGTTCGAAAACCAGGTCGACGCGACCGGCAAGGCGACCGGCGATTTTCTCGTGCATACCAACATGGAGGTCGACCCCCTCGGCCGCTGGATGAACTCGACCGGGACGGTGATCATCGCGATCCGGACGGACATGTACCCGCAAGCCAGTACCACCACCAACCCCGTTCCGAGCGACGAGGTTTGGCGGTACGCGCTCAGCACGGCGGCCGGCGGTGCGTTTTCGTACTCGTGGCAGCCGTTCCTGCTCACCGTGACCGGCAACCAGCCCGGGGTCGCCGGCCTCGGGACGGTTGGCGACGCGATCGTGGTCGCGGATTCGTCGAGCGCGGCACTGGTCACGTACAAGGAAAACGCGACCATCCCGACCGGGGCGACCGGGGAGAGCCCGGACGTGGTGGCCGGGTACGTCAACAACAACGGCGGGGACTACGACCTCTATTACGTCCAGCTCGACTCGACGGCGACGAACGGCCTCTCAGTCCAGCTGGTGACCGCGCTGACCGGGACAACCGACGAGGGCCAGAACGGCACCCTGGACTCCAACCCGGGCGCGTTTGAAGTCACCCCGGACGGGTCCAAGGTCGTCTTCTCGTCGACGTCGACCGGGCTGGTGGCCGGGCTGACGGACGTCAACCGGGTGGCCGACGTCTTCCTGTGGACCCCGTCGAGTACGAACGGCGTGACGACGACGCCCGCGGTCACGACCGCGATCAGCGTGACCGCCAGCGACCCGACCCGGACCGGGAACGGGGCGTCGACCATGCCGGTCATCACCTCGGACGGCGAGGTGGTCGCGTTCCAGTCGACGGCCAGCAACCTGGGCACCATCCCGGACGGGAACGCCGTGTCCGACGTGTACGTCCGCGACCTGCTCAAGAGCTACACCGCCCTGGCGAGTGCGGCGACCGGGAACGACGCGGCCGGGAACGCGGCGTCCACCAACCCGGTGGTCGCCGGCGGGTACCAGGGCGGGTATGTGTTCTTCGACAGCCCCTCCACCAACCTGGACAGCACGGCCACGGTCACCACCGGGGTGACCGAAGTGTACGCGACCCAGACCCCGATCGTCGTAAACACCGCGCCCCGGGAGATCGCGTTCTCGGGCGGGACGGACGGGTACGCCGGGCTCGGCCACTTCGACACGAGCGGCAACCTGATCACCGACCTCCAGGTCCAGCCGTTCCCCGGGTTCACCGGGGAACTCCGGGTCGCGACCGCGGACATCAACGGGGACGGGGTGCCCGACTTGATCGTCGGGGCCGGCCCCGGCGGCGGCCCGCGGATCATCGTGTACGACGGCTCGAACGGGCACGTCCTGGAAGACTTCTTCGCGTTCGACTCGACGTTCACCGGCGGGGTGTACGTGGCCACCGGGGACTTCAACGCGGGCGGGGGCGGGACGCCGTCGATCATCATCGGGGCCGGCGAGGGCGGCGGCCCGCGGGTACTCGTCGTGAACGGCCTGACCGGGGCCGTCCAGCTGAACGCGTTCGCGTTCGAGGCGACCGCCCGGACGGGCGTGCGGGTGGCGGCCGGGGACTACAACGGGGACGGGATCGACGACCTGATCGTCAGCGCCGGCGTCGGCGGCGGGCCGCGGGTCCGAGTGTTCAACGGGGCGACGTTGAAATCCCTGAACGTTCTCGCGGACTTCTTCGCCTACGACCCGAGCTTGCGGGGCGGCGTCAACATCTCGGCCGGGGACTTCAACGGGGACGGACTGGCCGACATCATTGTCGGGTCCGGGGCCGGTGGGGCGCCGCGGGTGACGATCTTCAACGCGGCCAGCCCCAACCCGAACCAACCCACCACCCTGCTCGACTTCTTCGCGTTCAATTCGAACACGCTCGACGGTGCCCGCCCCATGTTCGTGAACATTGAGGGCAACGCCCAACCCGACATCGTCGTGGGGACCGGGAACGAGTTCCCGGAGATCGCGGCCTTCAGCGGGGCGGTGTCCGGCGGCCCGTCCGCCCCGCTCCTCCTCAAGCAAACGATCCCGTTCAACGAAACGTTCGGGACGTGGGGCGCCTGGGTCGGGTAA